TGAGTAACGgtgtttattacatttatggttgattgGGTTATTACATTTAGGGTTGACTTTTATTGCATTTTATGGTTGATGGGTTTATTACATTTATAGTTGTTATTACATTCAtggtttttattaaaggcacctggaaacaGTATATGTttatcaacaataaaacaatttttggagtaattgtttgtcacgatttatatgttaaaaacattaattaagtacttgggggttgactccgcctaccccttttgtgacgtaggaaaaggaagactttgcctcgatcaaacatagaccccccccctcccctcgatgcgtagataaacacacgtgcaaaaaagtcgcatagttaaataaaaatagcagcaatagcttttgtaaaaaccactaggcgttcaacatgttcaagtttcaatgtacgtatgtgtgtaaaatcgtgtctaaatttggtttgatgtgccatgttcccagacgtaatgtacgggggcctgactacaaattgAATTACgacacgaacagcgccctctcgggtcggggcctactcgtaaatttgtaaatacaatcaaaacgaTTACTTTAAAcctttagttaactgtttattcacattcctctcataaaacacacacattttagtgacaaaggctttatttaaaaaaaatacaacttccaGGTTACTTTAAAATTTATAGGTGATACAGCTTCATGCCACTTAGAGTATTTTTTTACCTCCACAGCAACTCTTTCACCCACATTCGTTACCCGTACCGTAAGCCTCCATGACGATGTCAGTCTGACAGTTACACGAAAAACACAGGACGATAAGATTTCTAACATAAAATGGAGAAAAAATGGCGGCGAGGTGATAAAAACAGGCACTCTGCAGTTCGACATAACCAATGCCAGTTCAAATGACAACGGTATTTATGAGTGTCACTTTCTGCATCAACGTGGTCAAGGAAACCAAGCGCTAATGAGACTAGTCGTTAGAGGTAATCCGAACGATTTTCTTGTCTATTGGGCAATTCGTTGTAGGTTTTAGCTTCTCTGTTTAGTTTACTCACCCAATGAATGATTAAAGGTATTCAATTTATGGGGTCGTCCACCATCAtaacttaaaacaaaactacaagCCATACCACTGGGGATATGGCTCACCTTGGAAGTCCCATTTCAAATTAAGATGTTAAGATCACTGTTTTGCACTTTTACATGCACTGTCGATGTTTTTGCACAACTTTTGGTCAAGGCAAGAGTGGTGATGTGGCCAAAATTGCCAACCTGGTGTTAACAAACATCAATCATCCTCTTTATGGGTAGCTTTCGCCAGGGTTTTTTgtgttaagtttattttcataCTATTGCACGaataaaaaacacatacaaaaataaacttgaCAATTGTCAATTTGTTTGAAAACACACCAAACCATAACGTAATGTTCTGTACAAGAATGCTTTCTCAAAGTTAATGATGACGGGCGAGCGTGCAATGGAAAACAATCGTATGGAAAATGAACGGTGAAAGGAAGAAAAATGCACGTACGAAAATTGTACTGTGTATGACCTAGCGTGCAATTGTACATATGCTTTCTATCACGTACAGACATtcatccaatcaaatggcaatgATCTGTTTAGGTTTTATATACAATTGTCTAGATCTCACGTCGAGTTGCCGTGACTATATCTGAACCGGATCATCTCGATTAAACATTGCTTCACGTTCATACAAGAGTGTTTGCAATTATTTCCCTCTCAAACAGACCAAAACCAAGCGCTATGCAATTGATGTGGCCCGCTGTCAAACAAGTCCCATGAAATTCAAAGTGAAACTACTTTATTTTTCAAAGGGaagcgggtttttttttttgagacattAAATATGTTGAACAATGCTAAATACAAAAAGTATTGTcagatatgtttttttttctgtgacagGATGCCCGAAAAATAAATATAGTCCACCAGACTGTAGCACAACGTGTCCGAGATGTCTTAATGGTGGTGTTTGTGATGACGTTGGTGGTGAATGCATTTGTCCACCTGGATTTGGTGGTCAACGTTGTGGAAGAagtaagtatttaaaaaaaaggacgaTATTGTACAGCGGATGATTTGAAACAAacccaaaacacaacacaaagtcaGTTTACTATCGAGTGTAATTGCAGAAGCATATCATAAACTAAAGATCTTGACACAACCGTAACGTAGCCAGCTATATGTTACTGATGAGCCAGTGAAGTATTTCTTTTTCAATGACAGTAAAGTTAACTTGGTATTGGACATTTCCATTCAACTAGGACTGCACAgcgaatatcaatgttgctttttcgatATTGGATTTGACCCGATATTTCTTGAGTGACAATGATTCGACGTAATGAACACCGTGTGCTGCTCGTGTCAAACAAATATACAAGCATGTGCATATAAATGTAATACGACCAGTATTTATAATTGAAGTTGATTTCATGTGAACTATACTTAGTAAAAAGACCAAACACCTTTGGCCAAAAAGGGAGCCTTCGCTGCAATGCTGTTGGATTGCCATCAACTGATTCTACCTGCAGAGGAATGCTGTTCTGTTTACCAGATCCATACGGTTGTAGCTGTGCCGCTGGGTACCAGGGACTTGAGTGCAATACAGGTACACTTCCTTTTAACTCATACAGTCAGTAAGTATCTTCAAAGAATGTGCCGTGGCTAAACTAAAGGTGTTCTTGGGCTAAAAACACCAATGTTTTGAATTGCTAAGACTTTccatgaaacaaaaatacacgCTGCTGAGTACACCCTTCTCTTTCCCGTGTTGCGCGTCTATTACCTGTTGAGGCAGGTGTAATGAGGATTTCACCTTTAAATGAGATAATGGTAAACAAATACTTACTTACACTTTATCATTGATATACAACAAGACCGACTTAATGTTGAGCATCCCCGATAGGCAACAAAAAGTTCGTCCTGTGTACACTACTTTTCATAAAATAGTTGATGTATCATGATAGCCAATGCAGCAGTGCAGCAGACTCATTGACAAAAAAGTGATTAGATTTATAAAATAGTGCTCGGGCGTATCATAGCACTATTACTTATTTATTCCAAGACTTAGTGAGTCAAATGTTCAGTGTTTTAGCGCTTTCTCTCTGGTTCTTTCTTAACTGGTTCAGATTGTAATGATGGAACATACGGTGCCAACTGTGCCCAGATATGTCACTGTGCCGAAGGGGCGTCATGTGATGGAACAACGGGTCGGTGTAATGGAGATTGTGCAGCGGGATACAAAGGAGTTAACTGTCAAGGTAAGTACTACAGCTTTCAAGTTGTAATTTAAGAAGTACCAAATTTGATATGTTATGTTAATATCCACCACATCTCTCTTGCTGTTTTTGCAGTACAATGTACTGCTGGCAAATTCGGTAAAAACTGTACAAAAACTTGTAACTGTGCCGACGGGATTGTGTGCAATGGAACAACAGGTGAATGTCATGGAGACTGTGCAACGGGATACATAGGAAATAACTGTCAAGGTAAAGACATAAGGCCTTTTCACAATACAACAATTCTTCGATTCTCATTTCTGGCATACAAATCTGTTTGCATTAAACCACATTAATGTGAACAATAATTTTCACTATCGAAAGCTGTGGCTAGGTTTATGACAAAGTTTTGTATCGTCATTATTTGtttaagtgattaccaaacacaTACTTTCCTTCAAGCTGTTCTAcgttcctgttttttttttttcaacagagcaaTGTCTTCACTTTGACAATAAACGATCGTGCAATACAACATGCACAGCATTAGGTAGGTTGCTTTCATCTCATTTGCCAGTATAAGCAATGCTGCTTTCTCACTACAAATAAACTCTTCAACTTAGTGGTTCAATAAGACAATCGTATTTTGCTCAAAATTAACTAAAATAAATAGATattcaaattgcaaattaaATTCTTATAAGTGAAAGTGGTAAGGTATGTTATTTCCCAAAACTAATATGGTAGGCGTTGTTCATGTGCCTTTCCGAGAATGTCCGTGTGAGTTTTTGTACccatgctttaaaggaacacgttgccttggatcggacgagttggtctataaaaagcgtttgaaaacgtttgttatgaaatgtgtatgattagaaagatgttttaaaactagaatataatgatcaacaaAATGGCACGGTTTTGattatacgtcgcgaactaaaacggtcggccatttatgcgaagaaaaaaatggccgaccgtgctagtcgacgaggtaaaaggaaaaccacgcaatttcgagtgatacttgtgtggatcattatcattctacttttaaaatcataacaaacggttgaaaacgccttttaaagaccaactcgaccaatccaaggcaacgcgttcctttaatTCTGTTCATTCTGTTTTATTAGCTACTATCTCGCTCCTTTTTGCTCATTGAGCAGTGACAATGCGTCGTTGGTCTCCATTTCAGATCCCGATATGGAACCGAAACGTTTCAGCGTGTCTTCTTATTCTGCTAATGATTCATTCACTCACACATTATCTTGGGAACCGGTAATTTGCCCAGCAAAAGGTTTCAGTATTGTGAACTACGTATATAAGGTCCTTGATGGACGTGGGAGTGAAGTGGAACCTGTTGAAATCGAGGGTATTTCTGTCAACCTCAACTTGAATCATTGCACAAGATATCAACTCGAAGTAGCTGCACAAACGAGTAAAGGCATCGGAAATTACAGTATGGTACCTTACTTAACAACTAAATCAAACGGTAAATTGTAATTAAAAGAAGCAAATTCTACATAATGTTAAAGTAATATGTTTGTGTTATTAATTTGGTTTCAGGTGCCAATTAACCATAGCTACATATTGAAACACGCTGATACAATGGCTTGCGTTGTCCTCTTTTTCAATGTGCTAAAAGTCAGAAGTAATGTTCAGGAACAAGTAACTATAGATCACCTTGTGTTTTGCAAGCTTGGGAATAATTAAGGTACCTGACAACACACGAGGACGAGGCGTCAAACATTTTATATTCAAGTTCCGGCTAGAATTATACAAAATTTGTGTTGAGCAGTTAACAAAGTTCTACAATTTACATCTGTGACTCAAGTCCGTAATCAACTAATGAATAAtgataaacaaacaagttttactAGCATGGAAATGTCGGGATGGTAAttgtagttttttctttcttgtatcTGTTTCTTCTTAAAGTTCCCAATCCTGTAACAAACGTAACCATCTTAGACATCACTGATACTCAACTGTCGCTATCGTGGCTTGCTTTTGTTACCGACAAGCAAAGTCCTTGTCCAGCCATTGACTACATGGTGACCTATGACCTCATACACATAGAGCAGTGTCAAATGGTCAATAGACGTATTGACACATTGTATACAACGTCCACTTCAATCACCATCGACAGACTTGAAGCATACTCAACATACATGGTGAATATTACATCCAGAAATCAAGTTGGAAGTGCATTCATCACTGGTACCATAACAACAAAACCATCAAGTTAGTATTAAGATTTGGTGTGATATATCCAGGAGAGTTATGTTTTGCTTCTTCAACTGTGCTGTTCTTATTAATCCCATGAAGACTGAAGTCTGTATACAACTCCATTGTGTAAAGGAATTGTTTCCTaattactgtatttttttttttacaggaccaAAAGCACCAATTGTAATTGTAAACTCAACATCTACAGATTACATCGAGGTCGCCTGTGAGCTTCCTTGTGGAAGTAAAGGTGGAAGTAATATAACGGAGTACGAATACAGGTATCGAACAGAACATGAAAAAGACTTCATCCAGCATATCGCAACAGCGAATAAACTTATCAGGATTACTTCCCTGACACCATGTACTTCATATATATTTCAAGTGAGAGCTTGGAATAGCATTGGAGAAGGTCCATGGTCAAATGAGACTTggcaagaaacaaacaaacaaggtaataataataatacaaataaaagcAAGGGTCATGCTGTAAATACTTGCCCCCAAAAACATGACTCGCATTTAACGAATAGTTGTCACGACGATACCATCTCTGCACCGTGAAAAGAGACAAAACTAATGCttgttattaaacaaataatttttttagggATACTTGGGGAAAttaatggacactatttgtgattgtcaaagaccagtgctctcacttggtgtatctcaatatatgcttaaaataacaaagctgtgaaaacttgggctcaattggttgtcgaagttgcgagccaataatgaaagaaaaaatcacccttgtcacacgaagttgtgtgctttctgatgcttgatttggagacctcaacttctaaatctgaggtctcgaaatcaaattcgtggaaaattactcctttctctaaaactacaatacttctaacctctccccattgcttgttaccaagtaagttttttggataattattttgagcaattaccaatagtgtccactgcttttaaagagaACTCAAATCATCAAAAATATAGCCTTCTTTTTCAGTCATATGCACATGTTCTGGGTTAAACCTTTTCGGGATGGTTTCAAAACCTTTGTCAAATCTGTCTTAATCTTTGGAAGTCATGCTTACTtactatgtttttttgtttttttaattatgcaatattgttgtgatttatttttgtacagCCCCTCGGACAATTAAGTTATTGGATATCAAACCAGACGGCCATGGTAATCTGAATGTGTCTTGGCAGGCAAGAAACACAAATCATTGCCCTGCCAATGGATACATGGTGACCTATGATCTTATTAACCTTGAGCAGTGTCTGATGGTCAATAGACGTATTGACACATTGAATACAACGTCCACTTCAATCACTATCGACAGACTTGAAGCATACTCAACATACATGGTGAATATTATATCCAGAAATCAAGTTGGATATAGTACAGCCGTCAGCGGTACCGCGACAACAGAACAATCAAGTTAGTATAAAAGTTTGCCTTTTCTTCCACTGTGTGAGCCTCGTAGACCTATGGAGACTGTACACATTTGTAAACAACTCCATTTGTGAAGGTGTTTTCttaataattatatattttgtttaatgtggCTTTCCTAAACAGGACCAGAAGCACCAACTGTAACTGTCGCTTCAACATCTAAAGATTACATCGAGTTTGCCTGGGAGCTTCCCTGTGGAAAAACAGGTGGACATATAACAGAGTATGAGTACAGGTATCGAAAAGAAGATGATACCAACTTCATCGGCTCTAACACAGCAGTGAATGAACTTATAAGTATGACTTCCCTGACGCCATGCACTGTATATATCATTCAAGTGAGAGCCTCGACCAGCATTGGAAAAGGACCATGGTCAAATAAGATTAGGCAAAGTACAGCAATAAAAAGTAATTCATTATTATATTCAACGTCATGATAGCCATATTATTGAAGCATTCACGCAgtccaaattattatttatttttttatgaaaatgatATTATAACAAACAACCTGTTGTTTCGTTTTGCGCGAGAGGGTCTACATTATTGTGCAAATTCATTACAATCAAGTTTGTGTATTAGTTGTTCAAAGTAGTGAAGTGGTGTCATAATTACCGCAATGTGATGCTAGTGTTTTGACAAGTTTTTACTTCTCAAGGTCTGCCATTCACCCAATGCCACCAACAAAATTGTAAGAATCATTACTTAGGGGAATTCAAATCGTAGAAATGGTAATATGTTTGTGTTATTAATTTGGTTTCAGGTGCCAATTAACCATAGCTACATATTGAAACACGCTGATACAATGGCTTGCGTTGTCCTCTTTTTCAATGTGCTAAAAGTCAGAAGTAATGTTCAGGAACAAGTAACTATAGATCACCTTGTGTTTTGCAAGCTTGGGAATAATTAAGGTACCTGACAACACACGAGGACGAGGCGTCAAACATTTTATATTCAAGTTCCGGCTAGAATTATACAAAATTTGTGTTGAGCAGTTAACAAAGTTCTACAATTTACATCTGTGACTCAAGTCCGTAATCAACTAATGAATAAtgataaacaaacaagttttactAGCATGGAAATGTCGGGATGGTAAttgtagtttttttctttcttgtatcTGTTTCTTCTTAAAGTTCCCAATCCTGTAACAAACGTAACCATCTTAGACATCACTGATACTCAACTGTCGCTATCGTGGCTTGCTTTTGTTACCGACAAGCAAAGTCCTTGTCCAGCCATTGACTACATGGTGACCTATGACCTCATACACATAGAGCAGTGTCAAATGGTCAATATACGTATTGACACATTGTATACAACGTCCACTTCAATCACCATCGACAGACTTGAAGCATACTCAACATACATGGTGAATATTACATCCAGAAATCAAGTTGGAAGTGCATTCATCACTGGTACCATAACAACAAAACCATCAAGTTAGTATTAAGATTTGGTGTGATATATCCAGGAGAGTTATGTTTTGCTTCTTCAACTGTGCTGTTCTTATTAATCCCATGAAGACTGAAGTATGTATACAACTCCATTGTGTAAAGGAATTGTTTCCTaattactgtatttttttttttacaggaccaAAAGCACCAATTGTAATTGTAAACTCAACATCTACAGATTACATCGAGGTCGCCTGTGAGCTTCCTTGTGGAAGTAAAGGTGGAAGTAATATAACGGAGTACGAATACAGGTATCGAACAGAACATGAAAAAGACTTCATCCAGCCTATCGCAACAGCGAATAAACTTATCAGGATTACTTCCCTGACACCATGTACTTCATATATATTTCAAGTGAGAGCTTGGAATAGCATTGGAAAAGGTCCATGGTCAAATGAGACTTggcaagaaacaaacaaacaaggtaataataataatacaaataaaagcAAGGGTCATGCTGTAAATACTTGCCCCCAAAAACATGACTCGCATTTAACGAATAGTTGTCACGACGATACCATCTCTGCACCGTGAAAAGAGACAAAACTAATGCttgttattaaacaaataatttttttagggATACTTGGGGAAAttaatggacactatttgtgattgtcaaagaccagtgctctcacttggtgtatctcaatatatgcttaaaataacaaagctgtgaaaacttgggctcaattggttgtcgaagttgcgagccaataatgaaagaaaaaatcacccttgtcacacgaagttgtgtgctttctgatgcttgatttggagacctcaacttctaaatctgaggtctcgaaatcaaattcgtggaaaattactcctttctctaaaactacaatacttctaacctctccccattgcttgttaccaagtaagttttttggataataattattttgagcaattaccaatagtgtccactgcttttaaagagaACTCAAATCATCAAAAATATAGCCTTCTTTTTCAGTCATATGCACATGTTCTGGGTTAAACCTTTTCGGGATGGTTTCAAAACCTTTGTCAAATCTGTCTTAATCTTTGGAAGTCATGCTTACTtactatgtttttttgtttttttaattatgcaatattgttgtgatttatttttgtacagCCCCTCGGACAATTAAGTTATTGGATATCAAACCAGACGGCCATGGTAATATGAATGTGTCTTGGCAGGCAAGAAACACAAATCATTGCCTTGCCAATGGATACATGGTGACCTATGATCTTATTAACCTTGAGCAGTGTCTGATGGTCAATAGACGTATTGACACATTGAATACAACGTCCACTTCAATCACTATCGACAGACTTGAAGCATACTCAACATACATGGTGAATATTACATCCAGAAATCAAGTTGGATATAGTACAGCCGTCAGCGGTACCGCGACAACAGAACAATCAAGTTAGTATAAAAGTTTGCCTTTTCTTCCACTGTGTGAGCCTCGTAGACCTATGGAGACTGTACACATTTGTAAACAACTCCATTTGTGAAGGTGTTTTCttaataattatatattttgtttaatgtggCTTTCCTAAACAGGACCAGAAGCACCAACTGTAACTGTCGCTTCAACATCTAAAGATTACATCGAGTTTGCCTGGGAGCTTCCCTGTGGAAAAACAGGTGGACATATAACAGAGTATGAGTACAGGTATCGAAAAGAAGATGATACCAACTTCATCGGCTCTAACACAGCAGTGAATGAACTTATAAGTATGACTTCCCTGACGCCATGCACTGTATATATCATTCAAGTGAGAGCCTCGACCAGCATTGGAAAAGGACCATGGTCAAATAAGATTAGGCAAAGTACAGCAATAAAAAGTAATTCATTATTATATTCAACGTCATGGTAGCCATATTATTGAAGCATTCACGCAgtccaaattattatttatttttttatgaaaatgatATTATAACAAACAACCTGTTGTTTCGTTTTGCGCGAGAGGGTCTACATTATTGCAATCAAGTTTGTGTATTAGTTGTTCAAAGTAGTGAAGTGGTGTCATAATTACCGCAATGTGATGCTAGTGTTTTGACAAGTTTTTACTTCTCAAGGTCTGCCATTCACCCAATGCCACCAACAAAATTGTAAGAATCATTACTTAGGGGAATTCAAATCGTagaaatgtttaatttttgtttcgtaAGCAGGCCTAGTTgctaataataatgtaatttgTGTTCATAGATTTTTGAAAATCTTGATCTTTGGAAGTTATTGTGCCTTAGTTTTGAtgatatgcattttatacagAACCTTTGGGTGTCAAGAATGTTCAAATCGAAGCTGACAGCCAAGGTAGACTGGTTGTGTTTTGGGAAAACAGAGATGTCAATCACAACAATCCGTGCTTTGCTACTGGCTACTTTGTGACCTATGAACTCATCAATCTGGAGCAATGTCAGGAGGTGGACCATGTCGGTGTTTCATCACTGAACACTTCCGATACAACCATCACTGTCGATGGTCTTCATCCATACTCCACATACAGGATAAATGTCACATCGAGCAATGAAGCTGGTGATGGACCCACGAAATCCAAATCAGCGATTACAACAGAAAGAAGTAGGTGAAATTCATCAATGCTTTATAGATCTACCATTTATTATATCTATTCTGTCAGCCTCGGAGTGAGATAGGCATTAGGTCAATGTAATTTTTATTGAGAGATCTGCAGATTGTCTGACTCCCCCTTGAAATATGTTAACATTGTCTCCCGATTAGGTCTCGGCGTTGCGCCCACATTAAATAGCAGTAGAGTGACATCTAGTAGCATCTACATCACATGGAACCCCATCCCATGTGGCAGTAGAGGAGGTAGTATTATTGGTTACAACGTGATCTTGTCTCCACAGAGCCAAGCCAGTAAACCTGTTCAAGTGCCAAACACGCATGCACAGTTTGACAACTTATCCCCATGCACATCGTACACAATCAATGTCACTACTATTAGTACTGGCGGAACGACATCGTTTAACCAACAGGAAACAACTGAGTCAGTCGGTACGTATGGGTCAGATAACAAAATAGTAATCAATTTAATTTtcgatttttggggttgaaccaaGGATtgaccgttaactgccgtgttgccagggatcacacccaaattacgagaaaaaaaaaatagaaaacaaattatgacaaCTTTGTCAACTAATGTTTAATACAGATATATATCAATAAAACCGGGCCTCTggttaataatgtttttattcaCTAAATCTTGTTGTGTGGTGTTTTTGATATCATGAACGTGTAAGTATATTGATTTCCCCTTAACCGTTGATCGCAATCTACTATTTCGTGCATGGCATTTCCATAGCTCCAGAAGCTGTTACTGACTTTACTATCAGTCGAAAACGCCATGATCAACTGCGAGTATCATGGACAGCACCTGGTACCAACTCTGGCAATCCTTGCCTCGCTTCTAGCTACCTGGTGACCTATGAACTCATCAACCTGGAGCAATGTCAGGAGGTTGACAATGCCGGTATTTCATCACTAAACACTTCCGATACTTCAGTCTTAATAGAAGGATTGAAAGCACACTCTAAATATAGGGTCAGTGTTATCGCGCGAAATGAAGCTGGGGACGGAACAGCGACAACTAAATCAAAAATCACAGGTGAAAGAAGTAAGTATTAATTGTCAAAATGCATGTGTTATAATTGTTTGATTTACGTCCAACACAAACGCGCAAAAGATGTAATTATTTATCTTTTGCAGATAGTGGAACAAATTAACTGCTGCATACTCGTTAATTATTTTAGAGCATTGCAATTTACATTAAATGTTGGTGCTTTCAGCCACACCATCTAGACCATGCAGATTATAGTGTATCATCGTCAAAATGTGACAGGCGCTTGATTTCAAAGCAATTC
The sequence above is drawn from the Asterias amurensis chromosome 13, ASM3211899v1 genome and encodes:
- the LOC139946296 gene encoding protein sidekick-2-like, which gives rise to MFNISRIKKQSAGAFNWTYDLNSVSTIQMKAAATLSPTFVTRTVSLHDDVSLTVTRKTQDDKISNIKWRKNGGEVIKTGTLQFDITNASSNDNGIYECHFLHQRGQGNQALMRLVVRGCPKNKYSPPDCSTTCPRCLNGGVCDDVGGECICPPGFGGQRCGRIKRPNTFGQKGSLRCNAVGLPSTDSTCRGMLFCLPDPYGCSCAAGYQGLECNTDCNDGTYGANCAQICHCAEGASCDGTTGRCNGDCAAGYKGVNCQVQCTAGKFGKNCTKTCNCADGIVCNGTTGECHGDCATGYIGNNCQEQCLHFDNKRSCNTTCTALDPDMEPKRFSVSSYSANDSFTHTLSWEPVICPAKGFSIVNYVYKVLDGRGSEVEPVEIEGISVNLNLNHCTRYQLEVAAQTSKGIGNYSMVPYLTTKSNVPNPVTNVTILDITDTQLSLSWLAFVTDKQSPCPAIDYMVTYDLIHIEQCQMVNRRIDTLYTTSTSITIDRLEAYSTYMVNITSRNQVGSAFITGTITTKPSRPEAPTVTVASTSKDYIEFAWELPCGKTGGHITEYEYRYRTEHEKDFIQPIATANKLIRITSLTPCTSYIFQVRAWNSIGKGPWSNETWQETNKQEPLGVKNVQIEADSQGRLVVFWENRDVNHNNPCFATGYFVTYELINLEQCQEVDHVGVSSLNTSDTTITVDGLHPYSTYRINVTSSNEAGDGPTKSKSAITTERSLGVAPTLNSSRVTSSSIYITWNPIPCGSRGGSIIGYNVILSPQSQASKPVQVPNTHAQFDNLSPCTSYTINVTTISTGGTTSFNQQETTESVAPEAVTDFTISRKRHDQLRVSWTAPGTNSGNPCLASSYLVTYELINLEQCQEVDNAGISSLNTSDTSVLIEGLKAHSKYRVSVIARNEAGDGTATTKSKITGERSPQAAPTFNEREVTASSISITWNPIPCGSRGGNIAGYRAELHLTGYVTGHAQHTQSVDVRGTSVRFVNLSPCTSYTIAVTTLGTSEGTSFEQEETTYTVAPGRVTMLRANPTSDATQIHVVWQNPNANNCPVSKYTVEYQLTNRDQCDSEVSQNREQWLDGSQSPTTIAGLYPHSTYIVYVTPSNSAGAGGKESAMVITNDTAPSGPPRDVESTDITNQTIAFSWKQPACGQRNGIITQHHCRLIDSEKGVFEEDTTSSTGVEFTGLVPFTSYTLSVSAENQFGSGPVASYTTQTEEGIPPPPSKVTFPVTRSDRITVAWNAPSPPHGIIISYEIRYWKTGSGNQTLGDTIRITKQLASRYQTKTIMALDKSTSYSIQIRAETSVGHGPWSDISTVTTVPKVPTPPSNVTFPVIRSDRITVSWLRPSQGDSINYEIRYWRTGSGNSSSAEIVRVKDNQQTDLQTREITNLEGNVSYSFQVWCQVNHRYVLKHILDLEDGSTSHYL